CAGGGCCTCCTGCGCCGCTTCGGGCGAGGTGCGGCTCTCGAAGCCCGCCGCCAGCACCCGGTCCTGGCTCACCAGGTCGATGATGAGGTCGTGCTGGGCGTGCACCTTGGTCAGCAGCGTGCGCAGGGCCGGGTCGTCGAACAGGTGCACGGCCCGCTCGGTGAGAGCCTCCACGGCCTGCTGCCAGTGGGCATCGGTGGGTTCGTCCAGGGCGCTGCCGGGCTCGCCGGGGGCGGGTTGGCCGTTCGCGGCAGCTTCGGTAGCAGCCACACGCTGGGCCTCGGCCTCCTGCCGCACGGGGTCCACGGCGTCGTAGAGGCGGGCGGCGAGCTGCTGCACGGTGGCTCCGCCGGTCTGGGCCTGCACGGCCGCCCGGTCGTCGGGCGTAAGCTGGCGGTCGAGCCGGGCCAGGCGGGTGGCCAGGCTGCGCAGCTGGGCGGGGTCGTGGTTGCCCTGGGCCACGGCGTGCAGCAGCTTCTCGAAGCCCAGGCCGCCGAGGCGCTCCACGCTCTCGGTGTCCTTCTTCACCGAGTCGGTCACGCCCACCGCGTCCACAATCACGAAGCGGGTTTTGGCGCCCGCGTCGCTCGTCACCGTCTCCAGGTCGGTGGGGCTGATGACGCGGGTGCCGCGCCCCTTCATCTGGTCGAAGTACACCCGGCTGCGCACGTCGCGCAGAAACAGCAGGCACTCCAGGGGCTTGATGTCGGTGCCGGTCGAAATCATGTCCACCGTCACGGCCACCCGCGGGTTGTACTCGTTGCGGAACTTGCGAATCAGCGTGTCGGCGTTCTCGTCCGAGCCGTAAGTGATTTTCTTACAAAAGTCGTTGCCCTTGCCAAACAGCTCGCGCACCAGCTCCACGATTTCGTCGGCGTGGTGGTCGCTCTTGGCAAATATTAAGGTCTTGGGCACAATTTCGCGTCCCGGAAACAGCTCCGTGAACAGGCTGGATTTCCACTTGCCGAGCACCGTGCGGATTTGGTCGGGGGCCGTCACCGAGCGGTCGAGCTGGGTGCCGGTGTAGACCAGGTCGTCGTCGAGCGTTTCCCAGCGCTTGGTGCGGGTCTGGCGCTCCATGAGCCTCACGCTGCTGCCCTTTTCCACCCGCGAGCCCTGGGCCGTGATTTCGGTCTCGATGCGGAACACGTCGGAGCCCACGTTCACGCCGTCGACCACGGCGCGCTCGTGGCTGTACTCCATCACCAGGTTCTGGTTGAAGAAGCCGAAGGTCTGCTTGGCCGGCGTGGCCGTCAGGCCGATGAGGTGGGCGTCGAAGTACTCGAGCACCTGCTGCCACACGTTGTAGATGGAGCGGTGGCACTCGTCAATCACCACGAAGTCGTAGCCCTCGGGCGGCAGGGCCGGGTTATAGGCCACCTCGCGGGGGCGTTGCGGCGCCTCGCCGTTCAGCTCAAAGCCCGACCGCTCTTCGTTGCCCGCGTCGAACTCGGCCTCACCCCGAAGCATGGAGTACAGCCGCTGGATGGTGGTGATGGTGACCTTGCTCACCGTGTCGAGCTGGTTGCTGGTCAGGTGCTGCACGTTGTAGAGCTCCGTGAACTTGCGCCCGTCGTCGGGGGCCGTGTACTGCTGAAACTCCTGCAGGGTCTGCCGCCCCAGGTTGCCCCGGTCCACCAGAAAGAGGATGCGCTTGGCCCCGGCAAACTTGATGAGCCGGTAGATGAACGAGACCGCCGTAAAAGTCTTGCCACTACCCGTGGCCATCTGAATCAGGGCCCGGGACCGGTCGTCCTTCAAGCTCACGTCGAGGTTGCGCAGGGCTTCGATTTGGCAGTCGCGCAGCCCGGCGGTGGTCACGGGCGGCAGCAGGCGCAGGCGGGCGCGCAGGGTGCCGCCCAGCTGCCGGGTCCACGCGCGCAGCGTTTCGGGCTGGTGAAAGCCGAACACCGGCCGCGAGCGCGGCTCGGGGTCGCGGGCGTCGGCGAAACGGATTTCCTGGCCGTTGGCCTCGTAGCCGAAGGGGAGCTGGTCGGCCACCCGCTGGGCGTGCTTGGTGGCGCTGGCCTGGTAGCGGGCCGTCTGCTCGGCCACGGCCGTGAGCGAGGTGCCTTCCCGCTTGGCCTCCACGATGCCCACCAGCTTGCGGTCGACCAGCAGGGCGTAGTCCGCGGGGCCCGAGTCGGTGGGGTATTCCCGCACCGCTACGCCGGCGCCCGCTCCTAAGTTTATTTGCTTGTAGTCCTGCACGAGCCAGCCGGCGAGGGACAGTTGGGCATCGATGAGCTGGCGAGCGTGCTGTTCGGGGGTGAGCATGAAAGGAAGGGGGGCGGTAGAACTGCGAAAGTAGTCTACTATTAGTGCTGAGCCTCCTCCTCAAACTCATCAAATCAGGTAGGTACTGAATCCGCGCACCTAAATCGCGCACCTATTACCGGCAGTTCATGGCGTAGAAGTCATGGAAATCTTTTTCGCTCACCCGGTAGTCCGCTTTTGCTGGGCTTCCATAATTGGCTGCGTGAAGTTTGCCGGAGCGGATATAACGGTTTACCGTTTTCGTGCATCGCCGTAGGCGCGCGGCCACCATCTGCGTGGTGAGGAGTTCCGATGGCGCCGCTGGTGGTGCCAGTTGGGCTTGGGAGCGGCGCATCGCTTCCAGTAGTTCGACCGATATATGTTGGAAGAAGTCCGGCGGTAAGTTCAGGGTGATTTGCATTGGAGAAAACAGGTTGATGGTATTTCCATACCGAGTTTACGCCAAGCGCACCGGCGCCGTTACCAACCGAATCCCCAATTTTTTGAGCTTTAATGCTGATACTTCGTTAAAAAGCTGGCAGCAAACGAAACTCTAATGTCCCTTCATTCCGGGTTTTGTCCCTAGTCCCAGCCCAAGTACTCGGAATCATGGGTACTCTAAGGTAAAAGATGAACCTCTCATTCATTACTGGTACTACAGTGGTACTAAGACACAAAAAAACCGCCTCTACGTTATCGTAGAGGCGGTTTCTGGTGGTCGTGTAAGGAGTCGAACCTTAAACCTTCTGATTCGTAGTCAGATGCTCTATCCAATTGAGCTACACAACCCGTTCCCGTGATGGGACCGCAAAGGTAAGAGCGAAAAATGCGGCAGTGCAAACCACGACAGCAATTTTCGTGAAGAAAAGTTGGTCTTTGTGGCCAAATGGCTAATAATCAACCGAAGATTTTAACTGTTTTCGGTTGCGCTACGGCGGAGGGCCTTTTGCAAAGCCCGGTTGAAGATGAAGAGCAGGCCGAAAAGCGAGGCCGCAACCAGGCCGATAAGCACCATTTTGCTCAGGGCGCCCTGGTCTGGGTCGCGCAACAGGGTTAAGACGTCGGACGCTTCGGTGCCGAGCCAGTAGAAAAACAGGCTGCGGGGCAGCATGCCCACCACCGACGCGACCAGGAACCGACGACGCGGCACGCCCACAATGGCCAGCACAAAGGTCATGAGCGCAAACGGGAGCACGGGGGAGAGGCGCGTGAGCAGAATGAGCTGCCAGCTCTGGTGCTGCAATTCGTTGAGCACGGCTTCGGCTTTGGGAAAGAGGTGCAGGAAATGGCGCAGCTTGCCGTGGTCGAGGCGCTGGGCCAGCTCGTAGCCAATGGCCGAGGCCAGCGCGTAGGCCAGCACCATACCCGCCAGCCCTGCCCAACCGAAATAATACCCCGTGACGATGGCTACGAACGTGGTGGGCGTGAAGGCAAAGGCCATGGTGATGGCAATCACCACGAAGTACAGCAGCTGCTGGCCCACGCTCAGGTGCTGCAGCAACTGCTGCCGCTCGTACAGCAAGAGCAGCAGCGAGGAAGAGCCCAGCAGCGGCACCGCCACCAGCAGAAACATGGTGAGCAGCGTGGAAAAGTTTTTTCGGAAAAGCTCGCGCAGAAATTTCATGGGCAGCGAAGGTAGGAGCGGGGCGGGCCTTGTCGGGCTCTCTGGCGCCGGCAAGAGCTGCCCCACGGTGCTGTGCCTTTACGCTGCACCCGGGCTAATAGTCAGCCGAAGGCGGAAGTTTATTTCGGCTCCATTAGCGGCTGTAAGGCGAGTGTCCGGCAGCTCAACAGTCCCGGCCGGCCAAATTCAGCTCCACTTCCGGGAGGCAGCTGGCCGAGCCCCGGCTGACGGGAGTTGAGCTGTAGTTAGCAGTAGCAGCGTGGTAAGCCATCTGGTGCGGGACTTCGGGTGAAATTGGGCTAACGGAAACCGGCCGGTCAACCTTGGGTTATGCTTGCGGCTTTGCCTTGGCTGGCATCCGTAACTTGCCGGCCCAAGCCCGTCGGTTCAGCCCGGGCGCTCTGGGCAAATACCCGTCAAATTCCCGCTCTTGTTTCTATGAAATTCGCCACCAAAGCCATCCACGCCGGCGTGCACCCGGACCCCACCACCGGCGCCATCATGACGCCCATCTACCAGACTTCGACCTACGTGCAGCGCTCGCCCGGCGACCACAAGGGCTACGAGTATTCGCGCACCCATAACCCCACCCGCTCGCAGCTGCAGGACGCCCTGGCCGCCCTCGATAACGGCAAGCACGGCCTGGCATTTGCCTCGGGCATGGCCGCCATCGACTGCCTGGTGAAGCTGCTGCAGCCCGGCGACGAGGTGATTTCAACCAACGACCTCTACGGCGGCAGCTACCGCCTGTTCACGAAAGTGTACGAGCCGCTGGGCATCAAATTCCACTTTGTGCCCATGCACGACATGGAGGCCGTGCGCGCCGTGGCCGGCCCCAAGACCAAGCTGATTTGGGTGGAAACCCCCACCAACCCGCTGCTCAACGTCATCGACATTGCGGCCGCGGCGGCCGTGGCCAAGGAGTGCGGCGCGCTGCTCGCGGTCGACAATACCTTCAGCACGCCTTATCTGCAGACCCCGATGGATTTGGGAGCCGACATTGTGATGTATTCGCTTACCAAGTACATGGCCGGCCACTCCGATACCGTGATGGGCGCATTGGTGGTGAAGGATGATGAGCTGCACGAGCGGCTGCGCTTCCTGCAGAACGCCTGCGGCGGCACGCCCGGCCCGCAAGACTGCTTTCTGGTGCTGCGCGGCCTCAAAACGCTGCACATCCGCATGCAGCGGCACTGCGAAAACGGCCGCGCCGTGGCCGAATTCCTGCGCCAGCACCCCAAAGTGGAGAAAGTATACTGGCCCGGTTTCGAAAACCACCCCAACCACGCCATCGCGGCCAAACAAATGCGCGATTTCGGCGGCATGATGTCCTTCGTGCTCAAGGGCGACCGCCAGGAAGATGCCATTGCCGTGCTCGAGAAGTTCAAATACTTCACCCTGGCGGAAAGCCTGGGCGGCGTGGAGAGCCTCAGCGGCCACCCTGCCTCCATGACGCACGCCAGTATCCCAGCTGAGCAGCGCCGCAAGTCGGGCCTGAGCGACTCGCTCATTCGCCTGAGCGTGGGCATCGAAGACGCCGAGGACCTGATTGAAGATTTGGCCCAAGCCATCGGCTAGGCAGCGCGTTTCTCCGTTCGGAGAAGGTAGGAACGTCATGCTGAGCGCAGTCGAAGCATCTCGCGTGGGAGTAATTAATTTACTCACTCGGTAGAGATGCTTCGACTGCGCTCAGCATGACGTTCTTTCGTTACAAGCTGCCTATTGCTATGCCACGCATTATCCCCATCGATGTCCTGCCGCTCTTTCCGGTGCTGGACCAGAAGCTGCTGGAGCTGCTGCGTTCCTTGGCGCCGGCCGACTGGCAGCGCCCCACCTTGGCCCGGGAGTGGACGGTGAAAGATGTGGCGGCGCACCTGCTCGACGGCAACCTGCGCACGCTCTCGATGCTGCGCGACGGCTATTATGGCGAAACGCCGCCGGAGGACCCCGATTCCTACGTCGGCATGGTGCGCTACCTCAACCGCCTGAATGCCGACTGGGTACGGGCCTCGCGCCGCCTCAGCCCCACGGTGCTAATTGAGCTGCTGGCCCAATCTGGGCCAGAATACACGGCCTATCTGGCTACGCTCGACCCGTGGGCCCCGGCGGCCTGGCCCGTGGGCTGGGCCGGCGAAACTGAGTCGCTCAACTGGTTTCACGTGGCCCGGGACTATACCGAAAAGTGGCACCACCAGCAGCAGATTCACGCGGCGGTGGGCGGCCCGGGCTTGTTGACCAAAGAGCTGTTTCGTCCTTTTCTGGAAACGTGCCTGCGCGGCTTGCCGCACGCTTACCGGCAGGTGGCCGCGCCGCTGGGCACGGTGGTGCAGGTACGCATCGACTCGCCCATTGGGGGCGTGTGGCAGCTCGTGAAAGCTACCGACGCCTGGGGCCTCCGGACTCCCGCAACCGCCAGTGCCGCCCCGGCTGCCGAGGTGACGCTCAGCCCGGAGGTGGCCTGGCAGCTCTTCACCAAAGGCCTCAGCCCAGCGCAAGCCCGTGAGCGCGCGCAGCTCAGCGGCGACCTGCCGCTGGCGGAAGCGGCGCTGCACCTGCTGGCCGTGATGGCCTGATGGTGGGCTAAAGCCAGGACGAGTGAGATAACGGGGACCAGTAATCGTCTGGGTAGCTAAGTGGCGGGGGCTCACTTGCAAGGAGCCTTTGAGCGGCGCAAAGCACGAGCGTGCCCACATTAAAACCTCGTTAAAAACAGCGCTATAGCCAACTAGATTAATCTAAGACCTGTTTAAGGACTATTTACCGTTTCCGGCCCACTGCTGGCCTTTTCGCATGCCCTCCCTTTCTTTTCTGCGCCGCTGTTCCCGCGTCGCGCCCTTGGCCGCTCTGTTGGGCTTGGCGGGCTGCGATATGCTCGAATTCAGCCCCAACGACCACCGCGTCCCCGAGGAGTTTACCAACCTTACCCGGAAGAACCTGGCCAAGCTGCAGGCCAAGCCATTGCCCGCCGGCGACACCCTGCGATTTGTGTTTACCGGCGATTCGCAGCAGTTCTACGACGAGGCCGAGGCCCTGGTGGCCAGCGTGAACCAGCAGCCGGGCATCTCCTTCCTGGTGGTGGCCGGCGATATTTCCGACTTTGGCCTGGGCCGCGAAATGCGCTGGGTAGATGAGAAGCTACGGCGCCTGTACATGCCCTACGTAACCGTGGTGGGCAACCACGACCTGGTGGGCAATGGCCGCGAAGCCTACCAGCACATCTTCGGCGCCCTGGACTACTCCTTCGTGTACGGCGACACCAAGTTTACCATGGTGGATACCAACGGCCGCGAATACAATTTCAACGGCCAGGTGCCCAACCTGGGCTGGCTGCGGCCCCAGCTGGCCAGCCTCGACGGGGCCCGCCGGCAGGTGGTTATCTCGCACGTGCCGCCCACCAACGAGGATTTTGACCCGGCCCTGCGCACGCCCTACGTGCAAACCCTGCGCGAGGCCCGCGGCCTGGTCTTCGAAATGAACGGCCACAACCACTCCTCCAGCATCAGCCAGCCTTACAACGATGGCGTGACCTACGTGAACTCCGACGCGTTTTCGGAGCGCCACTACATGGTGGTGACGGTGTGGGGCGACAAGCAGTTTCGCATTAAACGGGTAGCATTCTAATGAAAAAGTACTTGCTATCTGCTTTTCTGTTGGCGGCGCTGGGCGCCCAGGCCGCCGGCCCACCCGATACGGCCGGCGCGCGGCGGCCTCCGGTGGAGCGTCCGTGGTACCGCCCCAGCCACCTGGTGCTTCAAACCGGCGGTGGGCTGGGCATGGTGGCCGGCGGCGCGGGCTACGAATTTGCCAAAGACCGCCTCGAAACCGACGTTCTAATTGGCTACGTGCCCAAGCGCTTCGCCGGCTCCACGCTCAGCCTGGCCTCGCTGAAGTTCATGTACTCGCCCTTCCGCCTGCGGGTGGCCGAGCAGGTGCAGGTATTGCCCATAACTGTGGGCGCGTATTTTAGCTATACTCACGGCACCCTGAACGACGAGATAAAGGGCCAGTATTCGAGCGACTACTACTGGTTTTCGACCGATACCCGCTACGGCCCGCTGGTGGGCGGCCGCGTTACCTATCTTACGGCGCCGGTGCCAGCTACCGGGCTGCCCCGCAAGCTCTCGGTGTACTATGAGCTGGGCAGCAACGACCTCTACCTGGCCAGCTACCTCAACAACCGCAACGGTGGCCTGGGCATCGGCCAACTTCTGACCTTGGCACTGGGCGTTAAGGCCGATTTTTAAGTGATACAGTAATGGCCGATTGGTTGACAAAAAGCTGTTATGATTCGGCTCCGCTCTTCATGACGGCTTTTTATTGCCCGTGCTCAACAGTTTCGGCGTGCGTGTAGGCAGTAGCGCGGACTTTTAGTCCGCGATTCCGTAGCGCCAACTGCCTCGCGGACTAAAAGCCCGCGCTACTGCCCAGCCATACGCTCACGCCGAAACCGTCCTAATCAGCCCAATTCCCTTTTATAGCGTCAGCAAAGTTCGGTAGGTGAGGTTCCTAAGTCATAATATGGAATCTCGGCAGAAGTTGAGCTAAATCCAACACTGCGCTTGCCCGCAGGAGCACAATCCAGAAATTATTTAAACCATTTAAGAGCTCCTTGGCTTATACAGGCTCGATTTCGGGCGCTGAATGCAGTCCGGAAGTTAGATTATACTGTTGCTACGTGATACAATTACTCTCAGCCGCGCCTCACTTGCAGGCAATTGGGCTGACTACAACCCGATTTTTCTTGAACACTTCCAGCCAGGTTGCGCCCGCAAGCGCCACTGCAGCTGGCTGCTGTTGCTGTTGTAGCAGGTAGTTGGTTGCCGGCGGCCATGCTGCTGGCAACTACTTTCTAATTCAGGTTAGGCAAATGAGGGGGTACCGTGCCCCTTGCTGCCGGCTTTGCATACCGTGACCTAGTTGGTCCATCTCATTTTCTCGGGTTTTTCAGCTGCTCCGGTAGCTTGGACGTGCGTTGGCGTGTCAAGAGCGGCCCCTTTTTCTTTTTCTGGCGTCCCGTTGCGCAAAAGCGGCCCATGGTGGCTACCCGCAGCGAATAGCCCTATTTCTTCCCCTTCTTCTTTCTTATGAGTAACCCCTTTATTACCCGCACCGGGCTGGTGGCGCTGCTGTTGTGGCTGACTGCCGTGGCCGCCTGGGCGCAAAACATCACCATAACGGGCCGCGTGCTGAACACCGCCGGCCAAAGCCAGCCCGGCGTGACGGTGCTGGAGCAAGGCACCACCAACGGCACTTCTACCGACGGAGAAGGCCGCTTCAGCCTGAGCAACGTGCCGGGCACGGCCACCCTGGTGTTCTCGGCTGTGGGCTCCGTTACCCAGCAAGTGCCGCTGAATGGCCGCACTACCTTGGAAATCCGCCTGGCCGACAACCAAACCGAACTCAACGAAGTGGTGGTGACGGGCTCGCGCGCCACCGAAGGCCGCTCCAATATCCTCACCACGTCGCCGGTGGACGTGATTTCGGCCCGCGAAATCCGCGCCTTCGCCCAAACCGACGTTACCCAAATCCTGACGTACATCGCGCCCTCTTTCCAGAGCACGCGCCAGACCGTGACCGACGGCACCGACTTTGTGGACCCCGCCACCCTGCGCGGCCTCGGCCCCGACCAGGTGCTGGTGCTCGTGAACGGTAAGCGCCGGCATACTTCGGCGCTGGTGAACATCAACGGCACGCCCGGCCGCGGCTCGGTGGGCACCGATATGAACGTGATTCCGCCGGCGGCTATCAAGCGCATTGAAGTGCTGCGCGAGGGCGCAGCGGCCCAATACGGCTCCGATGCCATTGCCGGCGTCATCAACATTCAGCTCAAGGACGACACCACGGGCGTGAACGTGAGCAGCACCGCCGGCCAAACGACCAAGTCGGACGGGCAGCTGTTTCAGGCCGATGCCAACGCCGGGTTTGGCCTGGGCCACCGTGGCTTTGTGAACGTGAGCGGGCAGTTCAGCAACCGCAGCTTTGTGGACCGCAGCGGCCTTGATACCGCCCCGCTCATCTACCTGGGCACCAGCGGTGGCGCGTATCCTGCGGGCCTCAGCTCCCAGCAGAAACTTGATTTGAAAGCCCGCGACAATGCCCTGGTAACCCAAAACGGCTTCAACCGCCGCGACATTCGGGTGGGCAGCGCCGACACGCGCACCTACGGCAGCTACGTGAACGCGGCCTATACGCTGGCGCCCAGCATTGGGCTGGAAGCGTACTTCTCGGGTGGCCTCACGCGCCGCACCGGCCGCTCGGGGGCGCTCTACCGGCTGCCCACCGCCGTTACGCAATCGGACCCCGCTGTGTACCCCAACGGCTTCCTGCCGTTCATCAACAGCACCGTGAACGATGGCTCGGCCATTGTGGGCCTGCGGGGCCAGGTATTCGGTTTCCAGGCCGACTTGAGCAACACCTACGGACGCAACGCCCTGCGCTACGATATCAGCAACACCATCAACGCCTCGCTGCCGCAGGGCACCAGCCCCACCGCGTTTTACGCCGGCGAGCTGGCCTTCCAGCAGAACACCACCAACCTGGGCTTCACCCGGAAGTTTACCGACGTGGGGCTGCTGCCTACCGTGAACGTGGCCTTCGGCGGCGAGTTTCGGGTCGATAACTTCCAGATTAACCCCGGCGAAAGCGGCTCTTATATATTGGGCTCGCGCCAGGTAAACGGCGCGCCCGCGGCCGCTGGTTCGCAGGGATTTGCCGGCTACCGGCCTTCTGATGCCCTAAACCAGTCGCGCACCAACGTGGCTGGCTACGTGGACCTGGAAAGCGACGTGACCGATAAGCTGCTGGTGGACGTGGCCGGCCGTGCCGAACGTTACTCCGACTTCGGCTCCAACGTGAGCGGCAAAGTGGCCGCCCGCTATAGCATTCTCGACGCGCTGGCCCTGCGCGGTGCCATCAGCAACGGCTTCCGGGCGCCTTCGCTGCAGCAGCGCTTCTTCACCAACTCGAGCACGCAGTTTACGAGCGGCGAGCTGCGCGAAGTGCTGACCACCAACAACAATGACCCCATCACCCGCGCCTTCGGCATTGGGCCGCTGAAGCAGGAGAAATCGACCAACTACAGCCTGGGCCTCACCGCCCGCGTGGGCCGCGCCTTCACCCTCACGGCCGATGCGTATCAGATTGACATCCGCGACCGCATTGTGCTCTCTTCGCAGTTTAGCCGGGGCAATGCTGCCGTGGCGGCCATTCTGACGGCCAACCCGCGCCCCGGCCAAAACCCCGTGCAGGGCGTGCAGTTCTTCGCCAATGCCGTGAACACCCGCACCCGCGGCGTCGATATTGTGGCCAACGAGCGCCTGACCCTGGGCGCCGACAGCCGCCTGACCCTGACGGCCGCCGCTAACTTCAACGAGACGCAGGTGCGCAGCTTCAACAGCTCCACGTTCATCGACAACAACGCCAGCCTGCAAAACACCCTGTTTGACCGCGCCCAGCGGGCTCGCCTCGAAAACGGCCAGCCGCGCAGCAAAATCAACCTGAGCGCCGACTACGGCTACAAAATCTTCGGCCTGAACCTGCGCACCGTGCGCTTTGGCGAGGTGCAAACCAAGGACGCCGACCCCAACCGCTCCTTTATCGACCAGACCTTTGCCGCCAAGTGGGTCACTGACCTCACGCTGAGT
This region of Hymenobacter sedentarius genomic DNA includes:
- a CDS encoding TVP38/TMEM64 family protein, producing MKFLRELFRKNFSTLLTMFLLVAVPLLGSSSLLLLLYERQQLLQHLSVGQQLLYFVVIAITMAFAFTPTTFVAIVTGYYFGWAGLAGMVLAYALASAIGYELAQRLDHGKLRHFLHLFPKAEAVLNELQHQSWQLILLTRLSPVLPFALMTFVLAIVGVPRRRFLVASVVGMLPRSLFFYWLGTEASDVLTLLRDPDQGALSKMVLIGLVAASLFGLLFIFNRALQKALRRSATENS
- a CDS encoding metallophosphoesterase family protein, with the translated sequence MPSLSFLRRCSRVAPLAALLGLAGCDMLEFSPNDHRVPEEFTNLTRKNLAKLQAKPLPAGDTLRFVFTGDSQQFYDEAEALVASVNQQPGISFLVVAGDISDFGLGREMRWVDEKLRRLYMPYVTVVGNHDLVGNGREAYQHIFGALDYSFVYGDTKFTMVDTNGREYNFNGQVPNLGWLRPQLASLDGARRQVVISHVPPTNEDFDPALRTPYVQTLREARGLVFEMNGHNHSSSISQPYNDGVTYVNSDAFSERHYMVVTVWGDKQFRIKRVAF
- a CDS encoding DEAD/DEAH box helicase family protein, with product MLTPEQHARQLIDAQLSLAGWLVQDYKQINLGAGAGVAVREYPTDSGPADYALLVDRKLVGIVEAKREGTSLTAVAEQTARYQASATKHAQRVADQLPFGYEANGQEIRFADARDPEPRSRPVFGFHQPETLRAWTRQLGGTLRARLRLLPPVTTAGLRDCQIEALRNLDVSLKDDRSRALIQMATGSGKTFTAVSFIYRLIKFAGAKRILFLVDRGNLGRQTLQEFQQYTAPDDGRKFTELYNVQHLTSNQLDTVSKVTITTIQRLYSMLRGEAEFDAGNEERSGFELNGEAPQRPREVAYNPALPPEGYDFVVIDECHRSIYNVWQQVLEYFDAHLIGLTATPAKQTFGFFNQNLVMEYSHERAVVDGVNVGSDVFRIETEITAQGSRVEKGSSVRLMERQTRTKRWETLDDDLVYTGTQLDRSVTAPDQIRTVLGKWKSSLFTELFPGREIVPKTLIFAKSDHHADEIVELVRELFGKGNDFCKKITYGSDENADTLIRKFRNEYNPRVAVTVDMISTGTDIKPLECLLFLRDVRSRVYFDQMKGRGTRVISPTDLETVTSDAGAKTRFVIVDAVGVTDSVKKDTESVERLGGLGFEKLLHAVAQGNHDPAQLRSLATRLARLDRQLTPDDRAAVQAQTGGATVQQLAARLYDAVDPVRQEAEAQRVAATEAAANGQPAPGEPGSALDEPTDAHWQQAVEALTERAVHLFDDPALRTLLTKVHAQHDLIIDLVSQDRVLAAGFESRTSPEAAQEALARQRVDKFQAFIEVHKDEITALQLLHNQPYARRAVTFAQIRELALALRLDHPELTPEGIWAAYEQLEKARVRGAGPKTLLTNLISLVRFALHQTETLTAYPLGVDERFGAWLAAQQQAGRTFSEEQQRWLTMMKEKVATSLSVEAEDFTLPPFVDQGGYARARQVFGTDLNQLVAELNEALAA
- a CDS encoding helix-turn-helix domain-containing protein; translated protein: MQITLNLPPDFFQHISVELLEAMRRSQAQLAPPAAPSELLTTQMVAARLRRCTKTVNRYIRSGKLHAANYGSPAKADYRVSEKDFHDFYAMNCR
- a CDS encoding TonB-dependent receptor; amino-acid sequence: MSNPFITRTGLVALLLWLTAVAAWAQNITITGRVLNTAGQSQPGVTVLEQGTTNGTSTDGEGRFSLSNVPGTATLVFSAVGSVTQQVPLNGRTTLEIRLADNQTELNEVVVTGSRATEGRSNILTTSPVDVISAREIRAFAQTDVTQILTYIAPSFQSTRQTVTDGTDFVDPATLRGLGPDQVLVLVNGKRRHTSALVNINGTPGRGSVGTDMNVIPPAAIKRIEVLREGAAAQYGSDAIAGVINIQLKDDTTGVNVSSTAGQTTKSDGQLFQADANAGFGLGHRGFVNVSGQFSNRSFVDRSGLDTAPLIYLGTSGGAYPAGLSSQQKLDLKARDNALVTQNGFNRRDIRVGSADTRTYGSYVNAAYTLAPSIGLEAYFSGGLTRRTGRSGALYRLPTAVTQSDPAVYPNGFLPFINSTVNDGSAIVGLRGQVFGFQADLSNTYGRNALRYDISNTINASLPQGTSPTAFYAGELAFQQNTTNLGFTRKFTDVGLLPTVNVAFGGEFRVDNFQINPGESGSYILGSRQVNGAPAAAGSQGFAGYRPSDALNQSRTNVAGYVDLESDVTDKLLVDVAGRAERYSDFGSNVSGKVAARYSILDALALRGAISNGFRAPSLQQRFFTNSSTQFTSGELREVLTTNNNDPITRAFGIGPLKQEKSTNYSLGLTARVGRAFTLTADAYQIDIRDRIVLSSQFSRGNAAVAAILTANPRPGQNPVQGVQFFANAVNTRTRGVDIVANERLTLGADSRLTLTAAANFNETQVRSFNSSTFIDNNASLQNTLFDRAQRARLENGQPRSKINLSADYGYKIFGLNLRTVRFGEVQTKDADPNRSFIDQTFAAKWVTDLTLSAQIIKQVGLSVGVNNLFNVYPDRLYLDPNNNEQSLNYSTLDATNRGRFVYGSNQFGMNGAFYFARLNVTL
- a CDS encoding cystathionine gamma-synthase; translated protein: MKFATKAIHAGVHPDPTTGAIMTPIYQTSTYVQRSPGDHKGYEYSRTHNPTRSQLQDALAALDNGKHGLAFASGMAAIDCLVKLLQPGDEVISTNDLYGGSYRLFTKVYEPLGIKFHFVPMHDMEAVRAVAGPKTKLIWVETPTNPLLNVIDIAAAAAVAKECGALLAVDNTFSTPYLQTPMDLGADIVMYSLTKYMAGHSDTVMGALVVKDDELHERLRFLQNACGGTPGPQDCFLVLRGLKTLHIRMQRHCENGRAVAEFLRQHPKVEKVYWPGFENHPNHAIAAKQMRDFGGMMSFVLKGDRQEDAIAVLEKFKYFTLAESLGGVESLSGHPASMTHASIPAEQRRKSGLSDSLIRLSVGIEDAEDLIEDLAQAIG
- a CDS encoding maleylpyruvate isomerase N-terminal domain-containing protein, coding for MPRIIPIDVLPLFPVLDQKLLELLRSLAPADWQRPTLAREWTVKDVAAHLLDGNLRTLSMLRDGYYGETPPEDPDSYVGMVRYLNRLNADWVRASRRLSPTVLIELLAQSGPEYTAYLATLDPWAPAAWPVGWAGETESLNWFHVARDYTEKWHHQQQIHAAVGGPGLLTKELFRPFLETCLRGLPHAYRQVAAPLGTVVQVRIDSPIGGVWQLVKATDAWGLRTPATASAAPAAEVTLSPEVAWQLFTKGLSPAQARERAQLSGDLPLAEAALHLLAVMA